A part of Populus alba chromosome 8, ASM523922v2, whole genome shotgun sequence genomic DNA contains:
- the LOC118056466 gene encoding acireductone dioxygenase 2, producing the protein MVAPEKDPREEVIQAWYMDDSDEDQRLPHHREPKEFVSLDQLAELGVLSWKLDADNHETDAELKKIREERGYSYVDLIEVCPEKLPNYEEKIKNFFEEHLHTDEEIRYCLGGSGYFDVRDHNDHWIRVWVKKGGMIVLPAGIYHRFTLDTDNYIKAMRLFVGDPVWTPFNRPHDHLPARKEYVQAFVNKDPSARAVDAAA; encoded by the exons ATGGTTGCACCGGAAAAG GATCCCAGAGAAGAAGTCATTCAAGCATGGTACATGGATGATAGTGATGAAGACCAGAGACTGCCTCATCACAGGGAGCCCAAGGAATTTGTGTCTTTGGACCAACTTGCTG AGCTTGGTGTACTTAGTTGGAAGCTTGATGCTGACAACCATGAAACAGATGCAGAGTTGAAGAAGATACGTGAAGAGCGTGGATATTCCTATGTG GACTTGATTGAAGTTTGCCCAGAGAAACTGCCTAATTATGAGGAGAAGatcaagaatttttttgaagaacatCTTCACACTGACGAGGAGATCCGCTACTGTTTGGGTGGAAGTG GTTATTTTGATGTCAGGGATCATAATGACCACTGGATTCGTGTTTGGGTGAAGAAAGGTGGAATGATCGTCTTACCTGCAGGAATTTACCACCGTTTCACATTGGACACAGATAACTATATCAAG GCAATGAGGCTGTTTGTGGGTGATCCAGTTTGGACTCCTTTTAATCGGCCACATGATCATCTACCTGCAAG GAAAGAGTATGTGCAAGCTTTTGTTAACAAGGACCCCAGTGCTCGTGCTGTTGATGCTGCTGCGTGA
- the LOC118056471 gene encoding heat stress transcription factor A-6b, translating to MASTAIPQPMEGLRDPVAPPFLTKTYDIIEDASTNHIVSWSRGNNSFIIWDPQAFSTSLLPRYFKHNNFSSFVRQLNTYGFRKVDPDRWEFANEGFLRGKKHLLKSIRRRKAPQTQTSQQALEACVEVGTFGLDGEVNRLRRDKQVLMVELVKLRQQQQTTKACLQLIEQKLKRTENKQQQMMSFLARAMQNPNFVQQLAQQKEMRKELEEAISKKRRRPIDQGRSNFEVSEFGHGEGVGTFVKIEHQEFGDLSEFDVPEFHNPAMNMQGLSENQLINLVEERIEKAEEHGNKGNEIDEGFWEDLLNEDIDEEVAGLGSEGEDEEDVNVLVEQLGYFGSSTE from the exons ATGGCATCTACAGCTATTCCACAACCAATGGAGGGACTCCGTGACCCGGTTGCTCCACCATTTCTCACCAAAACTTACGATATAATTGAAGATGCAAGCACAAACCATATTGTTTCTTGGAGTAGAGGTAACAACAGCTTTATTATTTGGGATCCCCAAGCCTTTTCCACGAGTCTCCTCCCTAGATACTTCAAGCACAACAATTTCTCTAGCTTTGTTAGGCAGCTTAACACCTAT GGGTTTAGAAAGGTTGATCCAGATAGATGGGAGTTTGCTAATGAAGGGTTTCTCAGAGGGAAAAAACATCTTCTCAAGAGTATTAGGAGGAGAAAAGCTCCTCAAACACAAACTTCTCAGCAAGCTCTAGAGGCTTGTGTTGAAGTTGGAACATTTGGACTAGATGGGGAAGTGAATCGATTAAGGCGAGACAAGCAAGTACTAATGGTGGAACTGGTGAAGCTTAGACAACAACAACAGACTACTAAAGCTTGCCTTCAACTTATTgaacaaaaacttaaaaggaCTGAGAATAAACAGCAACAGATGATGAGTTTCTTGGCTAGAGCAATGCAAAATCCCAACTTTGTGCAGCAACTAGCCCAACAAAAGGAAATgaggaaagaacttgaagaggcGATTAGTAAAAAGAGAAGGCGACCGATTGATCAAGGGCGTAGTAATTTTGAGGTTTCAGAATTCGGCCATGGCGAGGGAGTAGGAACATTTGTTAAGATTGAACATCAGGAGTTTGGTGATCTTTCTGAGTTTGACGTTCCAGAATTTCACAATCCGGCAATGAACATGCAAGGACTAAGTGAAAACCAACTGATCAACTTGGTGGAAGAACGTATTGAGAAAGCAGAAGAACATGGAAATAAAGGTAACGAAATTGATGAGGGTTTCTGGGAAGATTTATTGAACGAGGATATTGACGAAGAAGTAGCAGGATTGGGTAGCGAAGGTGAAGATGAGGAAGA